The Cucurbita pepo subsp. pepo cultivar mu-cu-16 chromosome LG18, ASM280686v2, whole genome shotgun sequence nucleotide sequence TAAAAGGCAACACTCCAACACCATGCGACACTCAGGCCGATTGGAATAGATTGGGTTAATAACCACTCACATAGGAAAGCCAATCAACATATAGCAGTCTCTAGATTAGAATTAGGAATTGCAAACTCAGAGACGAcgaagatattaaaaatatttcttcccGACCTTCGAGCAACTCCTTGCATTGTGCTCCACACTTCCACAGACAAAACACGATCTCTTTCGTTTAGCTGATGAGCAATTCACTGCATTATGACCTTCCTCGCCACAAGTATAGCATGTTCCCCAACTGTCTGGAGGATCAAAATATCTTGGTCCACGCTGGTAGAACAATATATGAGAGATACAACACTATGCTTCCACAAACACTAATTTTTCCATAATGGTAGTTCAGATCAGTTAAAGGGACTCACGAGAAGCTTCCTGAACACGTTATTATCAGTTGTCTCAGTAGAGTTTGATTCCACCGAAACCCCTTGATCTATCATTCCAGTCGTTTTGAACTTCTCTCCTTTTGTGATAACCAtctaaaatgaaaggaaacaACAAGACAATGAGAAATACAAAGCTCTAGTAAACATACCCCACGATCTTTTCATCAGATTACAGGAAAGGTTATAATATCTTGCTCGAATTATAAGATGGTTTATACTTTGAAACTAGAGTTATATTTTTGCTTTCTATCAACAAGAAATGAAAGCGAAAGTAGTAAAATACTCACATTGCTCTCTTCAGTTCCCAGATTCTTAGCATTCGTCTTCCTCTGTTTCACTGTCTTCTCACTCTCCAGTTCGCGCCCCTCAGAAGCAGCGGTGATGCCATCACCGCTGGCTCCGCTAGTTCCGGCTTCGGCATCAGCATCCTCCAACGACGATGAAAACAATTCAATAGCTCCAATGGCAACAATATCGCCATTACCATCTTGTTCACAGTTACCATCCTTGTTATTGCCTGCATCGATAACCAACATTCCAGCGCGCAATCGCAAGGCCTTCTCGACAACATTGAGGCTAAGATCTTCATTGGCCTCATCATCACTGCTCACCGAGTTGGCAGAATTCGAATCCCCGGGTTTCACACCCTGAAGTTCGTCTTCGTCGTCCTCGAATTCGAACTTCCTCTGCTTGCCTCTCCTCCCCATTTTCCAAATACGAAACTGAATCAAACTGCAATCCCGCCAGCCCTAATTTAACGGTGCAGAGAAGAATCTGCGCGAAGTTGGCGGTTTTCAGCCTTGGGGGTAGTCGGGGATTCCcccaaattttgtttattacgATTATTTAGTATTTTCCGACGACATGTCGTTCTGTAAAGCTAAGAAGCCGTATCCAATCCTTTGTCGGATCGGAATTCGGTTTTGTCGGTATATCCCGCGTATCCACATTTCTCGCCCCCAGTTATGAcgtaataattcaaaaaaatgtaGTTTGAAATTAACCGTTATTTTTCAGAATAAATAATGCTTCTTATCAATTATTAGTAAGCTTCTTGTCGTGTCTTAGAACTGTTGGATAATGAAAGTCCGACGTCGACTAGGAATGTTTATGGGTAAAATCAAAGAATCCTCtgtccattggtgtgaggtctttggggaagcccaaatcaaagtcacgtgagcttatgctcaaagtggacaatatcataccattgtggagagtcgtgtttgtttaacatgatatcagagctacgTCCTAAatttagtcgtgccaatagatcgGTAAATCCTtgaaatgtcgaacaaaggactccaaaagaaaaggagtcaaccCTCCTCGAAGGCCCCAAATTTCGTTTAACCTATTTGCCGCTAGTTGATTGGCTCTTTTCTTCGTCGACTTGTTCAAGCAATGTCATTAGCTCTGCTTCGGTAAGGCTCTCAAGGCGTTTCTACAGACATCAAATTGATAGGGACGTTGATAAGGTAAAAAACATTCCACACTTTTTTTCGAGCGTGATTTAAATCACTTTCAAACATGACGATGATTTCGAGTAGGGAGTGGTCCTTACCTGCATAACTTTGTCTTCGTTCACGTAGTTGTTGAGCATATGTCATATCCTTGCTTGAAACTCTGAACATGTACGTGGAAATCCATCCAAGCGTTAAACCCAAAACCAGAACAAGTTGAACAACGTTACCTGCTTGCATAGGATCATACCCCGCAAACTGCAGAAGAAAAGGTAAAATGCTAAGGGTAATTGTggaaatgaatataaaaaccCGTTCTCCTCAGCTTGTAATATGAACAAATAGCCAGAAACCAATGATTGCTTGCGGGAGGAACAATCAGTTATTAAAGGGAAAATGACATATCTAACCTCTAATCCACTTTTCAGTCCAAATCCAAGAACTGTGACACCCAAACCAATTAATAAAACATCCTTCCTCGTGTAGCCAAAAGGTGTTTGCTGCAGGAGAAACAATAAAGTGAAACAGATCTTATTTGTCTTTACTGATAATCCTCCCTGATTAATGCGAACATTTCAAATAGAGATTAATTGTAACCGTTCTAAGTCCGCCGCTAGCGgatgttgtccactttggctcgttacgtatcgccgtcaacctcacggttttgaaacacgtctactaggggaagttttccacacccttataaggaatgtttcgttcctctctccaaccgacgtgggatctcacaatccaccccccttgggggcccaacgtcctcattggcacaccgtccaatatctagctctgataccatttgtaacagcccaagcccaccgctagtagatattcgctttggcccgttaagttttgccgtcagcctcatagtttttaaaCGCATATATTattgagaggtttccacccccttataaggaatgcttcgttcccctctccaaccgacgtgagatctcacaatccaccctccttgggggcccaatGTCTTCATTGACACACAGTCCGGtatctagctctaataccatttgtaacagcccaagcctaccgctagcagatattgttcactttggcccgttacgttttgccgtcagcctcacagtttttaaacCCATATATTattgagaggttttcacacccttataaggaatgtgtcgttcccctctccaactgatataagatctcacaatctatctcCCTTGGGGCTAGCactctcgctagcacaccgcccatTGTctagctatgataccatttataacagtccaagctcaccactaacagatattgtttgctttggcccgttgcgtattgtcatcagcctcacgaataaatgcatatgctaggaagaggtctccacacccgtataaggaatgtttcgttcctcccTCCGACCGATAAAATCACAATAAGCATTTCTATAACTGCATTCACCATCTACTAAAGAGGCAGACAATATATAGAAGATTCATTGGaatggagaaaaaataaatcatgaCTGATAGTTTCCTTGCCTCGGGTTTACTTGTAGGATCGTCCTTGCTGCTGCTTGTGTTTGAAGAGCTACTGTCCCCAGGGACTGTGAGGACAACTTTCCTTGTGGCAAAGAATCCTTTCCTTGGGAAATCAAGAACTTCCCTTTTCGACAACTGCCGACTAGTTCCTGTctctgaagaagaagatatagTAATCATATGATAAATGAATGAACTCTTATGGCATATCAACTTAACTGATCACAATCAACTTGGAAATAACCTTGCAACAGTTCTGGTTTTATTTGTCTAATAAAAGAGCCAatgtgataagataaggaatcaactacaaggggaataagattcgcattaccttgttgatcgaatatctcaaggcaaaaacacttgattgagattcgaatcactccacaagcaagattgatcatgtcgagcttgaatgattctacatgcaatctaaactacatagaattgcaaagaaacttagccattggctaaagaaaagcacaaatgcttcttttactgtattttccaagttttcttacaaatacaacatacatggctttatatagcctcaaaatgaaactactaaaggcattccaagagttgtaacattgatacttaatggccataatgagccattatgtaaatgtaacctaaaaaatcttaaaatacaataagtctaacattcatacttaatggccgtaatgaaacatcttttgataattttgacaactttttcttcacatcttcattgaagtatattgtatgattgatgtctcttggttcatatcacaatAGCAGGGTATTGATATTTGCTTGGTTCGCATATCATTTTTAAGGCTGGAAGTGGCCAAGAATTCAATTTTGGGAAGAAGCATCAGTAGAAAGCAACATATGGCAGTAATCTTTCTAGCCTTTTATAGCCTTAACCAGAATAAGAAC carries:
- the LOC111780666 gene encoding zinc finger CCHC domain-containing protein 7-like; this encodes MGRRGKQRKFEFEDDEDELQGVKPGDSNSANSVSSDDEANEDLSLNVVEKALRLRAGMLVIDAGNNKDGNCEQDGNGDIVAIGAIELFSSSLEDADAEAGTSGASGDGITAASEGRELESEKTVKQRKTNAKNLGTEESNMVITKGEKFKTTGMIDQGVSVESNSTETTDNNVFRKLLRGPRYFDPPDSWGTCYTCGEEGHNAVNCSSAKRKRSCFVCGSVEHNARSCSKARDCYICKKGGHHAKDCPEKHMDVSSSLKLCLKCRDSGHDMFSCQNLYPDDDLKNIQCYVCKEFGHLCCVDSTSDTTIVSCYKCGQTGHTGLSCSRLCGAVSPSTCYRCREEGHFARECTSATKVGKRSRRLSNPKSMSQIEETNHMGSRSAPHDLAKAHNNEKKINHEDKTLTSLESQDKGSLGIK